The Daphnia magna isolate NIES linkage group LG6, ASM2063170v1.1, whole genome shotgun sequence genome segment aaatataagaataCATTTCACAAGTAAAAACATTTAATCTTACTTGAAACAATATCCTTGACATAAATTCGATATAGCTCAGGAAGTTTAACACCAGTTGGAACTGCAACACCATTTACCAGAGACAATTTGCTATAACTGGTGTCCACATTACGAACATCACCAGTGACTTTCCCAGTCTGTGTTTCTATGACTACTCTACGTCCAACAATTTTTTGCCCAATTTCACAGCTCATGTTTTATTATTCTTGTATGATGTAGCAGTGGTTAATCTTTAATCTTGCTTGGTTTGCTTGGTGGGAGCAGGATAGAATGTACGATAAATATACAGACCAAGCATAAGGTGTAAAACTATTACTGCTATAACAGCTGACCATATATTGCATGAATGTGTTTCAAAACCCAGGATCCCTAAATAGGAAATCAACAGATGAGAAAAACATCATGCAGTATTTGGAAATTGTAAGAAATTGGTTTAGAATAATTTACCACCAAGGGTTACTTTGCTGCCTATGAATGCTGCAACAGGAACCAAAAGAATAgccaaagaataaaataatacCTGCACAATAAATTTTTTGTCAGAAATTCCTTTTAGACAACGTGAATGCAGTGAATAAGTAAACTTTACCGTTTGGAAAACAACAGCTTCTGATTCTTCAGCTTGAAGCTAAATTTTAATCAGCGGAATTTGTTAAAACTGAACTAGCcaatttgttttctaattgaaccaaaaaaatttaattgcttGCCTTTTTTATACCAGTCGCTGCTTGAGATGCCATATCAAATCGGATGTGGAAGAAGAAGGATGGCAAACACTAGCTTCGATTTTCGAACACGACGGCGTTGTCACGTGTTTCTTGGAGAATTTGACAGTGCTGCTCCCCTTTTTAGCGTGATAAGTGAACACTAGCTTTTCCAAGTAAATGTTCCAGAACTTACGGAGAATCGCTATTTAGGCTGAAATGTATTTTCATCGGggtttcaacaaaaaaaaaaaaaaaggaagaacaaAAGTGACTATATACAATTCGATACACAACTTGTTCTTTTCCAATAATATTCTTGATGCGTTTGCATTTTGATATAACAGGCGTATGAAGCAATTCAACGCGAGGACAACTCACCTAGAtccatcaacaacaaaaatatgagAACGAAAAAATGGTTAAAAAGTCTTGATCAGTAGCAATCTCCCAGTCAAAGCCAAACAGAATTCTGTTGCACATTCTACGAACCAAATGTTTTGTCGGGAAGCAAGTGAACATAAAGGCGGATTTTATataccatttctttttttttttttctcctttgatcgcaaatctgaaaaaaagaataactgACTGGAGTTGATGCGATAAGCTGTAAACGACGTTAAAGAAACTGAGATGGAATTTCGACCAAGCGATCGTCGTCGTCGTGGAGAACGCTTaacaaaccaagaaaaaaaaaaaaaactactgtAAACAAGCTTGAATCTTTTCAATCCATTCTTGGGCAGAAGCGGAGTCGTTGGCACAGAAATTGTAAGTCCGGCGCTGAGTGCGTACTTCAAAAAGCGTCTTTTCGTCAAATTTCTTAGGCGCTCCTTGTGGTACGGAGCCGGATGGCGCCACAGACACCACATCGGCTatgcaaaaggaaaaactttattaaaataaatccACATAAAATTTGTGTGTGCCTTTAGCCTACCCAAGTCAACAAAGCCTTTACAGCATGGATCCTCCATAGAATCATAATATCGTAACTGGTGTTTCACCGAATCCAGCACAAACCATCTTTGCTTCCAGGCTTTAAGCAAGGCACCTCGTTTGTACAGGTAGCCCTCATGCGTGCGATTTTCTGCGATATTCGGACTAAACTGATCGTAGTGCTGGTGGGAGGTGGAGGTGTGCGGAGAAACATTGGAACCAACAGAAGAAACGTCCACACTTCCAGGTCTGCCTGATTGGCTGACTGTTGGTGTTGATGGGCCAACTCGATGTTGATCTGTTCCTCCTCCCAACCCTATCGATGAAGTCTGATATTTCGAGCAATGCTTTGGTACAAGATCAATGCATTTCTCGTGGCAGTTGTAACCGCAATCATTGCAGCGCATTCCTGTCTTGACTATACCCCACAAAATGGTCGAGCAAAAGTCACAGCTGGTAGGGCTCGAGAAATTGTACTTTTCGAAGCGATGCGGGTTAGTGTAAACCTGCGCGACTCCTTCCATTCCTACACCGGCGCCTGCTCCAGCTCCACTTCCCCCTGGAAAGCGACCTTTTAAGAGGATTTCCATTGTTTGGCGTTTGTGAACGTCTCGGGCATGAGCCCTAGCCATTGCCACCGAGCTGACTTCTTGCCGAGATGCAGGGAAGTCCTGAGAAGGTGGTTCCATGCGATCCCAAAGAAGTTTCCATTTTTGCGGTAGATGCCCTAGTTCGGTTTCCAATCGGCGTATTTCGTCTAGCATATAGCTAAACACGTCTGGTAAATGATGCTGAACTCCATCATAGCCCATCTTGACTGCACGCCGACGAGAGGGCGGTATGCTCGGCCCTTCCATTGCACGGGCTTCTTCTGCTTGTGCCAAATCCATTGCATTAACCTCTAGATCGTAAGGTGAACCGTAAGACAGCTCCTCTGTCAGGAAATAATCCCACAGTACTAGATTTGAGACAGTACAGTAGGGACGGAGCACGAGGTTGTCACTTTCAGATGTATAGCAAAAGTTGTGAAAAATAGGAGATTTGGCTGACTGCTTCTCAATGTAATCGAAAATGGATTGGCCGGCACTCGTAGCAGACGATTGGGAGTTGGAACCCCCAGGTAAAATGCGGCCTCCGTTAGGAAACAGACTTGATTCATCGTCAGTTAAAGTGTCGAAGCTGCGATGATGACGTGAGAGAGATCCGCGTTTGTCTTCAATAGCCATAATTCCAGCATCCGCACGGTCATACTCGGAGTCAAGTAAAAAGGAACGGAATCGGCACGATACGTGATGGTAAGCCAAGAATTTGAGGTAGAACTGATTGAATTCAAACGACTGCGGGAACTGCCTATGAATTTGATGAATCtacaaaaaaggaaatcagtaaaacaaaaaattaattaaacgGTATCTAAAAACCGTACCATGTCTAGGAACTGCAGAAAGATTGGAGTGAACGAGCTTGAGCCCGAACCCGGAGAATTTGAATTAAGATGGCTTCGATGGGAAAAACGATGGCCAAAGGCCAGCCATTCTTTTTCTATCAGAACTCGAAACCCGTCGATTGTGCGATAATATGGATCCAAACAGATCTGAGTGATCGACGTCAATTGCGCAGTAACATCCCAGCCCTCCTCCAAGCAAAGCATCACCGATGATCCATTCAAATCCATCAAATCAACCATCGCCCCAGCGATTTGTAACAAGGTCTGCAATTGCTGTAGCCATTCCGAATTCTCAACTGCTCGATAGAAACTTTGGTCCGGTTCGGAGCTTACTGAGCTGGGTACGCAGGCACGGActagttttttaaaagctGCAAGAGTTCCAAAAAGTATAAGTAAAATAAAGGTAAATGCACTGTTCCGAGGCTCTAAAGGAGACTAACCGTTACGGACGTTGCGAGGTTCGGGGAAATCAACCGGAATGAAATCCGTTTTCGGAAGTGTATCTGTGCGAATGGCTTTAATAGTGGTTTTCTCGCCAAAAATGTAAAGAGCAGCTCGTCTTATGGAATGGGTCGACTCCGTCGTCGAGGCTGAATCACTCTCTGCTCCTGCGATGCCCAATCCACTGCTGCTGCGGAAATGCGGGGAATGGGGTATTGCAAGTGTAGCAGTCCCGCTGCCAGAACGTCGATCCTTTGCGGCACCCCAAAGACCTACGCTTTTCCGACCGGTATTATGTCGCAGTGTACTCATTGCCTTAGAAATTGTTCCACCATGACCAAAGTAGTTGCTCTTTCTGCCCACATCGGGAGTTTCGAGTCCACCTGTTGGCGACACACCACTAGCAGATCCGATTGCGGAATTTCCAACAGTCAAAACGAGGGATGTGATACTCAGCGTACTGTCTGACATTGCCCATGAGGATCCCTCACGCAGGACAGCTACAGGAGTGGCCGTGATGATGGCATTTAAATAACGTTCCTGCTCCAAGCTGGATGAAACAGGATCATTTGGACCCGGTGGTGCAGTCGCCACGGAGTTCGCATTGGCATTACTTCTCAGCATATTCATTACTCCCTTTACGTGAAAGCTAGCGCCTCGCAGGAGAAGTCTACGAATAAGCGACACAAAAttaagcaaaagaaagaaattaatagaagaaaaatttaatttgtaCCCTTTCGTTCGGGGATGGCGCCATGTTATGACAGGTAAGCGACCATGACGATAGCAACGAGCTACCCTTGCAAGACTATCATCTGAAAGATGGGCAGGCACCACCACTAAAGCCGGATAGGTACGGCAAAGGCTATAATTGCTATTGGCTGTCGATATTCGAAACGAATCGCTTTTGGGTTTGCCAGGTGTTAAAGTGCCACTCGTGTTGGGTGAAGGTGCAAGATTGAGTCTCTGGAAATCCTTGCAATAACTTCGTTCAATCACACGCTCCAGTGTTTTGGGATCGGGCTGTTGAGCCAAATTGATACCTCCCACAGAGCCATTTGGGTTGAGGCTTCTAGCAGAAGATTCATCCATTACCAATTCATCTTCTTCTCGCAACAGTGAACCGCTGCCGCTTGTGCTACCTCCACCAACTGGGATAATTCCAGGTGGCTGAagaatatattttttcctCTTGTTTGCGCTTTTTGGTTTGAGCCCCACTTGGCGAGCGGTTTTTAAAAGAGTCTTTTTGGCCATTCCTTTAAGTGTTgcgcttttttctttgcccTTGTGAATTGGCGTAGCATCTACAATTGTCTGGCCTACAAAGGCAAAATAATGGAAGACGGAAGGCTGAGGTGGATGGCGGACACGATGGATGTACTTGCGGAGTTGTTCGACGCTGTCTAAATTCACCTCTTCATCGAATGCTACCTTTAGCAtttgaaaagtgttggaacgcagttgAAGTCCCTCTTGAAGCCATTGATCTAGATGACCTAAATATTGAACCgaaattcttttctctttcgtcAGAGACGTTACTGGAAAAGCACGAACGACTGTTTGTTCGCAAACAAGTGGGTCACAAGGAGTGCCCTTGAATATGATTCTATAATTCGTCAGGAAGAGGGCACCTTCGGCTGGTAGTAGACCTAATCCGGCCGAGTTGGGGCTTTCTTCGCGTCCATCTGGCAGTAAATAAACTCGCAATCCTTCCACGAGAAGTCGTTCGCCATTTAATAAACTCGGCGTAAGAATTTTTGGTTTCTGAATAGGAGGCAGTCGCTGGGCTTCTCGACTGACTGTTTCTAGAGTTTCAAGATGCATGGCGACAACCCCAGGGATCATTTGATACAGCGATCGAACATGTTCGGGAGTTACATTTCCTTCGTTGCAAACTTTGTCGACGAAACGCGATACGAAGCGAACAACTGCAGTTCCCGTTTCTCCAGCTATAGCCTCTTCAAAACCTGATTCGTCATCGCCACCAGATCGCTCGCTGTCAGCTACGCTCGTGTTTGTAACACTGGCGCTGACACTGTCATGTTCTCCGTGCCCTGCAACTGCTCTTTCCCTTCGGCGTCTCTCACCCGCTTCCAATGGAACCAGAAGGTAAACCATGCGATTGGCATAGTGAATAGCCTGAGAGTAGATAGTCGACTCTTCATTCGCTTCCAACTCTAGACGCTGATCAGCGCTCATCGACGGCCACCTCCTCATCTGTTGGGCTGCGATCTCTAGCACTGACATTTCCACCTTACTCATTTGAATTGCCTCTGCACTGTTAAAAGTCGCATTAGGCTCTGAGCGAGGAAGATAGAGAGCACGAATATCTCGCTGGACATCTTGATAGAATGAAGCTTCCCAAAATTGTTGActattgaaaaacaaaaaagtaaagaTTCTTAGCACTGTGCAGATATATACAATGTAATTGGAGCAAGGATTTACCTTTGCCATACGGGATGATCTTGGATGCAGGTGTAGGCAAACTGAACGACACCTGTGCAGAGTTTACGGCAAAATGATGTGGCCAGAGGAAGAATGGCAGCTGCCACGCCATATTCATCCATTATCGATGTATCCTGCAGCGCACAATTTAGTAAACGGACAACAAGATCAAACTGAGCCGGATCAAGTATGGCCCGACTACCGGCTACGTGATGGCCAAGTTCAGTGCACAACGCCAGTCGTGCATCGTTTGTCTTGAGAGCACGTAAAACTGCCGAAAATGTTTTACGGGCGTCCGAGATCttgttttcaaaaatgcaATTGATGCAATTCCGCAAGACCTCCAAACGTCGGGCAGAATTATTGAACAGGTGACGTGAGTCTTGTAAACCACTAAGCGGTGGTCCCATTGGTACAAGCCGTGGAGCTGAGGCGGAAGATTTTACGGCCGCTTGGACTAGATCAGCATTGCCTTTGGCTAGACCTTGATCTATGCGCTGCTGGATGAGCTCTGGCGATAGCCGAGGAAAAATTGGCTGATGGATTCGGGTGAAGGCACCTTCAGTGGGTCTTGGGATGCGTTGCGTAAAGGGCTGCGGTGAAGGTTCTTCGTTACTAGCAAGTTGCGCTGCTAGTTGACGAATATGCGTCAGAACAAGCTTTTGATCGTGGCTTTCGGCTCGAAGTTGTTCGGCTAGCGAGCTATAAACATCATCCCATACATCACACACTCGCCAAGATGGACCTCGTTCAGCCACAAAAGTGTTGAAAAACATTCCTAGAACACGGTTAGTAAATTCGCAGTCGACTAAACCACGATGGCCAAGAAAAGCCGCCTTATGGAAAGTAATGACTGGTTTCGGATGTATGCGCAATATAGTAAGACAATGGCGATATCCTGATTtggacaaaaagaaaagagaaaatcggTCAAAATTACACATTAACAATTTAATTGGATAGGGTTTACCTTGGAGGAGATGGGCCAAGGACCGAATGAAAATGGCGCGAATTTCCTTATCCTGAGTGTATGGTTCAGTCTTTGGAATAGATGAAAGAGGAAAAGCCGAATCGGCGCTGCGTAGCTCTGGTTGGAGGACCATGCTTAGGGCTTCGTAAACGTTTGTGAGAAGAGGTTCAGGGAAAAGGGGAACACTTATGCTTCCTGGTATGCTGACAGATCCGCCGTCAAGATCTGCCACGACGACGTCCATCAGTTCGGGTACTTG includes the following:
- the LOC116924234 gene encoding myotubularin-related protein 5 isoform X1 — protein: MSRLVDYFIVTGYDHEKDRGGFSQGKIIQRFPEKDWDDTPFIPGIELFCQPLGWMLSSEQLEPRFFISVLTGIDGNRHYCACLSFNEAVSITPSKIDEEEDTATDYRNFQLLGLNRSLSSSSTHHSIMYAPTCLVLVSRHNYPDTFRNCLGIIYTVHIENMGLPLETLIGNLLGCVFVPSPGGPQIHFSIGAKDKQYLQPPASPTLPVTGSTVTRLFQQLGIKNTLCVFSAALTDQKVLFHSSSHARLSEACHALTSIMYPFRYAYVYIPILPATIVEVLSSPTLFIMGVHSSLRNQVPELMDVVVADLDGGSVSIPGSISVPLFPEPLLTNVYEALSMVLQPELRSADSAFPLSSIPKTEPYTQDKEIRAIFIRSLAHLLQGYRHCLTILRIHPKPVITFHKAAFLGHRGLVDCEFTNRVLGMFFNTFVAERGPSWRVCDVWDDVYSSLAEQLRAESHDQKLVLTHIRQLAAQLASNEEPSPQPFTQRIPRPTEGAFTRIHQPIFPRLSPELIQQRIDQGLAKGNADLVQAAVKSSASAPRLVPMGPPLSGLQDSRHLFNNSARRLEVLRNCINCIFENKISDARKTFSAVLRALKTNDARLALCTELGHHVAGSRAILDPAQFDLVVRLLNCALQDTSIMDEYGVAAAILPLATSFCRKLCTGVVQFAYTCIQDHPVWQSQQFWEASFYQDVQRDIRALYLPRSEPNATFNSAEAIQMSKVEMSVLEIAAQQMRRWPSMSADQRLELEANEESTIYSQAIHYANRMVYLLVPLEAGERRRRERAVAGHGEHDSVSASVTNTSVADSERSGGDDESGFEEAIAGETGTAVVRFVSRFVDKVCNEGNVTPEHVRSLYQMIPGVVAMHLETLETVSREAQRLPPIQKPKILTPSLLNGERLLVEGLRVYLLPDGREESPNSAGLGLLPAEGALFLTNYRIIFKGTPCDPLVCEQTVVRAFPVTSLTKEKRISVQYLGHLDQWLQEGLQLRSNTFQMLKVAFDEEVNLDSVEQLRKYIHRVRHPPQPSVFHYFAFVGQTIVDATPIHKGKEKSATLKGMAKKTLLKTARQVGLKPKSANKRKKYILQPPGIIPVGGGSTSGSGSLLREEDELVMDESSARSLNPNGSVGGINLAQQPDPKTLERVIERSYCKDFQRLNLAPSPNTSGTLTPGKPKSDSFRISTANSNYSLCRTYPALVVVPAHLSDDSLARVARCYRHGRLPVITWRHPRTKGLLLRGASFHVKGVMNMLRSNANANSVATAPPGPNDPVSSSLEQERYLNAIITATPVAVLREGSSWAMSDSTLSITSLVLTVGNSAIGSASGVSPTGGLETPDVGRKSNYFGHGGTISKAMSTLRHNTGRKSVGLWGAAKDRRSGSGTATLAIPHSPHFRSSSGLGIAGAESDSASTTESTHSIRRAALYIFGEKTTIKAIRTDTLPKTDFIPVDFPEPRNVRNAFKKLVRACVPSSVSSEPDQSFYRAVENSEWLQQLQTLLQIAGAMVDLMDLNGSSVMLCLEEGWDVTAQLTSITQICLDPYYRTIDGFRVLIEKEWLAFGHRFSHRSHLNSNSPGSGSSSFTPIFLQFLDMIHQIHRQFPQSFEFNQFYLKFLAYHHVSCRFRSFLLDSEYDRADAGIMAIEDKRGSLSRHHRSFDTLTDDESSLFPNGGRILPGGSNSQSSATSAGQSIFDYIEKQSAKSPIFHNFCYTSESDNLVLRPYCTVSNLVLWDYFLTEELSYGSPYDLEVNAMDLAQAEEARAMEGPSIPPSRRRAVKMGYDGVQHHLPDVFSYMLDEIRRLETELGHLPQKWKLLWDRMEPPSQDFPASRQEVSSVAMARAHARDVHKRQTMEILLKGRFPGGSGAGAGAGVGMEGVAQVYTNPHRFEKYNFSSPTSCDFCSTILWGIVKTGMRCNDCGYNCHEKCIDLVPKHCSKYQTSSIGLGGGTDQHRVGPSTPTVSQSGRPGSVDVSSVGSNVSPHTSTSHQHYDQFSPNIAENRTHEGYLYKRGALLKAWKQRWFVLDSVKHQLRYYDSMEDPCCKGFVDLADVVSVAPSGSVPQGAPKKFDEKTLFEVRTQRRTYNFCANDSASAQEWIEKIQACLQ
- the LOC116924234 gene encoding myotubularin-related protein 5 isoform X2 → MSRLVDYFIVTGYDHEKDRGGFSQGKIIQRFPEKDWDDTPFIPGIELFCQPLGWMLSSEQLEPRFFISVLTGIDGNRHYCACLSFNEAVSITPSKIDEEEDTATDYRNFQLLGLNRSLSSSSTHHSIMYAPTCLVLVSRHNYPDTFRNCLGIIYTVHIENMGLPLETLIGNLLGCVFVPSPGGPQIHFSIGAKDKQYLQPPASPTLPVTGSTVTRLFQQLGIKNTLCVFSAALTDQKVLFHSSSHARLSEACHALTSIMYPFRYAYVYIPILPATIVEVLSSPTLFIMGVHSSLRNQVPELMDVVVADLDGGSVSIPGSISVPLFPEPLLTNVYEALSMVLQPELRSADSAFPLSSIPKTEPYTQDKEIRAIFIRSLAHLLQGYRHCLTILRIHPKPVITFHKAAFLGHRGLVDCEFTNRVLGMFFNTFVAERGPSWRVCDVWDDVYSSLAEQLRAESHDQKLVLTHIRQLAAQLASNEEPSPQPFTQRIPRPTEGAFTRIHQPIFPRLSPELIQQRIDQGLAKGNADLVQAAVKSSASAPRLVPMGPPLSGLQDSRHLFNNSARRLEVLRNCINCIFENKISDARKTFSAVLRALKTNDARLALCTELGHHVAGSRAILDPAQFDLVVRLLNCALQDTSIMDEYGVAAAILPLATSFCRKLCTGVVQFAYTCIQDHPVWQSQQFWEASFYQDVQRDIRALYLPRSEPNATFNSAEAIQMSKVEMSVLEIAAQQMRRWPSMSADQRLELEANEESTIYSQAIHYANRMVYLLVPLEAGERRRRERAVAGHGEHDSVSASVTNTSVADSERSGGDDESGFEEAIAGETGTAVVRFVSRFVDKVCNEGNVTPEHVRSLYQMIPGVVAMHLETLETVSREAQRLPPIQKPKILTPSLLNGERLLVEGLRVYLLPDGREESPNSAGLGLLPAEGALFLTNYRIIFKGTPCDPLVCEQTVVRAFPVTSLTKEKRISVQYLGHLDQWLQEGLQLRSNTFQMLKVAFDEEVNLDSVEQLRKYIHRVRHPPQPSVFHYFAFVGQTIVDATPIHKGKEKSATLKGMAKKTLLKTARQVGLKPKSANKRKKYILQPPGIIPVGGGSTSGSGSLLREEDELVMDESSARSLNPNGSVGGINLAQQPDPKTLERVIERSYCKDFQRLNLAPSPNTSGTLTPGKPKSDSFRISTANSNYSLCRTYPALVVVPAHLSDDSLARVARCYRHGRLPVITWRHPRTKGLLLRGASFHVKGVMNMLRSNANANSVATAPPGPNDPVSSSLEQERYLNAIITATPVAVLREGSSWAMSDSGLETPDVGRKSNYFGHGGTISKAMSTLRHNTGRKSVGLWGAAKDRRSGSGTATLAIPHSPHFRSSSGLGIAGAESDSASTTESTHSIRRAALYIFGEKTTIKAIRTDTLPKTDFIPVDFPEPRNVRNAFKKLVRACVPSSVSSEPDQSFYRAVENSEWLQQLQTLLQIAGAMVDLMDLNGSSVMLCLEEGWDVTAQLTSITQICLDPYYRTIDGFRVLIEKEWLAFGHRFSHRSHLNSNSPGSGSSSFTPIFLQFLDMIHQIHRQFPQSFEFNQFYLKFLAYHHVSCRFRSFLLDSEYDRADAGIMAIEDKRGSLSRHHRSFDTLTDDESSLFPNGGRILPGGSNSQSSATSAGQSIFDYIEKQSAKSPIFHNFCYTSESDNLVLRPYCTVSNLVLWDYFLTEELSYGSPYDLEVNAMDLAQAEEARAMEGPSIPPSRRRAVKMGYDGVQHHLPDVFSYMLDEIRRLETELGHLPQKWKLLWDRMEPPSQDFPASRQEVSSVAMARAHARDVHKRQTMEILLKGRFPGGSGAGAGAGVGMEGVAQVYTNPHRFEKYNFSSPTSCDFCSTILWGIVKTGMRCNDCGYNCHEKCIDLVPKHCSKYQTSSIGLGGGTDQHRVGPSTPTVSQSGRPGSVDVSSVGSNVSPHTSTSHQHYDQFSPNIAENRTHEGYLYKRGALLKAWKQRWFVLDSVKHQLRYYDSMEDPCCKGFVDLADVVSVAPSGSVPQGAPKKFDEKTLFEVRTQRRTYNFCANDSASAQEWIEKIQACLQ
- the LOC123473792 gene encoding vacuolar ATPase assembly integral membrane protein VMA21 homolog, whose amino-acid sequence is MASQAATGIKKLQAEESEAVVFQTVLFYSLAILLVPVAAFIGSKVTLGGILGFETHSCNIWSAVIAVIVLHLMLGLYIYRTFYPAPTKQTKQD